A window of Magnolia sinica isolate HGM2019 chromosome 13, MsV1, whole genome shotgun sequence genomic DNA:
TTACTTCTATTGGAAGTTCGTAACTATATTAGATTTCCTCACAATCCTGAAATTGCTGTTCCTAATCCAACCTACGCAGTCTACAAATCAACATGAAAAGTCACTGAAAAAGGATAATTTTCCAAAGTATAATTGCGCTCGTTAGAAAGTTGTCTAAATTAAGAAATAAAAACCATATGGTCTAAATTGTCTTAAATCTATGAGTCTTTTACACCTGACTATTCTTAGAAGTCCTATGAGCTCTATCTTCTCTTCAAAGCATTCAGAAATACAGTTGGATAAGAATAAGATTAGTAAATTGAAGAATGGCAGCAAATATGAAGAGAATGGAACTCATGGAGAAGTACAAGGAATAGCAGAAACTGTTATCGCATGAGCAATGAATACAAGAGAACGGATGCAatggagaggaagagaagaatTTTGGAAGCCTAAAGCTAACCAAAGAGATATATTTCCTGTAGTTAACTTTTTctactattattttatttaccaGAAGCATGTTAGTCATTTCAAATCTTTCTATAATAACCTGAGTGATCAATGAATTAATGCGACTCACATGGCCACTTCTGGCTTTATATTTCATTTGTTAACAACTGTGACAGTTCAACGGGATTAGACGTAAGTCTCAAGTCTCTGCCTTCAACTCTCTAGTTGACATGAAGCTCCAAACCATTACTCCATCCCTAGTGAAAGTGAAAACTCAAAAGGTTGTCGAAATGGATCTGATGCCCCCATTAACTAAAGAGGAATTCATAATCATCATCTTAGCAGTTAGCACATTAGTCATAATCAAGTCCTTGAAACACGAAACAAATGTCAGGACAGCTAAATTGCACAATGCTATCATTGGCACACAACCTTCCCTCATGTGCTCTTCGAGTGGGAAGTACAAGTATGTGAACATTGTGTGGcaaccatcatcatcataatcatcatcttagcctcttTCTCCCAGCAATTCGGGGCCAGCTTGGGTTAGCTTTTAAATGATAGATTGCAAAAGTTCTGCAGTCAGCTGCACATTAGACAtaaaccttcctcttttaccctGGGTCTTGAACAATCATCCATGGCGAAGGCTCACACATAATGTGGAAACTAAATTCTCCAAATCACCTTCTTCCAAACTCAAAAGTTACACTCACTCATCAATCAAAGGATCACCAAGCATTGCAAGTCTCCTTCTTAAGAATTGCATGATGTAAATCACACATAATTTATAGTTGCACTTCTATCAACTTCAATCTCATTGCCTACAAACTAAAATACAATGCAGATATTCTGTAGAATAAATTATTTGGGGAGTTTGAAGAAAAAGAATAGTACATGTTCATGCCCATCATATTATTTTAGCTCAAAGAAATACCTAAGTCACACCCAACAAATACTACACCACATCAAAACACATTCAATGTCTAAGGCAAAATTAGAATATCAAGATTTTAGCGAATTAGATGTTGGTTTGACAGATTATCTTACCACAGGATGTGAGGGTAGAAATGGTGCCAAGTGTTTCTTCACACCAATGGGTCCCATACCAGGACCACCTCCACCATGCGGGATGCAAAATGTTTTGTGAAGATTAAGATGGCAAACATCTGCTCCAATCCAACCCGGGCTTGTTAGACCCACCTGTGCAGTGAATTCTCATCAAAATAGAATGTAAACCTGTAGAAGATTTAATGCAGTCTgctatttttcaaaaaagaaaagaaaagaaagaaataaagataaACCACCATACGGCACAAGACGAACTCTATAAGAACACAGATTGGAAACAAACCTGTGCATTCATGTTAGCTCCATCCATATAAACTTGACCCCCATTGTCATGAATTATCTTGCATATCTCATCAATCCCTTCTTCGTATACTCCATGGGTTGAAGGATATGTGACCTGAATAATCACTAGAAATCAATGTTTTGGATGTACTTGAGATTGTTCCAACATAAATATTAGCAGCTTTCTTCAAAATTAACATTGAAGCAGGATGGTGACCGTTGGATAATTGGATTGTCCCAATCAGCCCACAATCTAAATCTCAAATTCTCAATACTTTGATAACAAATAAATGCTATAGTttcgaaaaaagaaaaactagaatCATAGGTTTAGATCTTATTTTACAAGTTTGATTGCATCAGACCAGCCAATAGTGATTAGTATTGCATGATTCGGACAAAACGAATTCCACCTTTTATCAGCATAGCATCACACCAAGCTTGTATTGAGCATAACACACCAGAGGTTTTGATGAATCACTTGTAAAGCAAGAGAATCTCTCTCATTacataaaaaattaatttttattcaaCTATTCAAAAAAGAGTCTTTACATGTTCATATACTTTGGCAAAAGAAACCCCCAGTataatcctatccatccattactttaatcatgaccatctatttCTACATCAGATTGTCAAGATTCATGATAAAAGTTGTGGTGGGAGTTTGATACCAGCTGTCAGCCtgacgcaaccctcctttatcctgATAATTACTTTTATTTCGATACAATATtaaaaatgactaaaatatcccTAAATCCTTTCATAATCACACAATCCTTCCGTAATAATCAGCTATAACTCACTTGAATCAGTCAGAATTACTTGATTTGAGCTCGTTTGAAAGCTAACTCAATAGGCTTCCAACGGAACCAATTTCACATCATAGAGACATTATTTGATAGCTGAACAATGGCAAACAAAATAAGCGATGAAAAttctaaaagaaattttgttcaAAAACACATGACTGAGCTAATTCACAATGAACTGCTCGTGGACCCACAGTTTGACTGTGTAACATGTGGCGCCCGCTAACTGTTTGCCATTCATTTGGAGCCACAGATTGACCAAAATCGTCATCAGGGCAATATCAGGGAAAATTTGGGCCCAGATCTCTGGTCGCACAGATATGCGGGCCAACTCCTTGGCTTTGATGGGATTCACTACTAGGCTGCATCAAACATGCACACGAAACATTTGCTATTTTTCATGGTTTGATAAAATAATGTGGTATTGAATGCTTGCCTATTGCTAGAGAGCTATGGTCCAGGATTCATCTAAACAGAAAACTCATTGACAATAGCACTGGTATGTTAGTTTTCTACAAAAGCTTCTCTAAAAGTCAACAGACTGGTCAAGGACAGTGTAGGAAACTGAATAAGAGAGCGATGCACACCTCATCAGGCCCATTGAAGAGTGATAAAGATTAAAAAGATTAAAATGGAAACCAATTTCCAATATCAGATGCAATGCAGATACCCGTGAATTCTTAAAATGCAGAAATCATACCATAAGAGCAGCTAGATTGTCTTTATTTGCTTCAGCCGCTTTTCTTAGCTCCTCAATGTTGATGTTTCCCTTTGAATCAGTTCCAACAGCGACAATTTTCATTCCACACATAGCTGCACTCGCAGGATTGGTCCCGTGTGCTGAGACAGGTATGATGCAAACATTTCGATGGTTGTCCCCTCTTGCCTACAGTTTTCAAAATTGGACAATAAATATCCTGATTTTTTAGGGTAAACAGGTGAGACTTGAAAGGTTTCTTCCGCAAGAACATGAGAAAAAACTTGCCCTTCTGTAAGTTTTATCACCTACCAAATGGTATGCACGAATAACCATCAGCCCAGCATACTCGCCAGCAGCACCAGCATTGGGTTGCAATGAGAAGGAGTCGAATCCAGTGATTGTACACAATAGTTCACCCAAGTCTTTGAACATTTCCTATAAGAAAGACATGAAATGAAGGTTGTCAGTGCCCAGCTTACAAAAAAGAGTGTGAAGGAATCAGCAGTTCCGTGCAGAAGAATGTAATACCTGGTAACCTGCAGCTTGTTCAATGGGGGCAAAGGGGTGCATGTTCGCGAAGCTGGGCCAAGTCACTggcatcatctccaccgttgcaTTCAGTTTCATTGTGCAGGAGCCCAAAGGAATCATGCTATGGCATAAAGAGAGATCTTTCGATTGTAGCCGATGAATGTATCTGAGTAGCTCATGCTCTGTGTGGTACCTTAAAGAAAGAAGCAACCAAGTGTTAGAACTTATAAAATGTAATTGGCAAGAATAGCGAGATTGCCGAAAGGGGTCATACATATTGAAAATCGGGTGGGTTAAATATGGGCTCTCCCTTACAAGGCCACTTGGGATTGTAGATTGGACCTCTGATGCAATAGATTCAGCGGTAAAATTCACCTGAGAATCATAATCAGATCATACAGATTGAATAGGAGAATCACTCAAATGCATGATATTGAATCACAGATTACAGTATACATGTGTGCAACGACTCTCAGATAAACACCACTTTTTAGGGGATGCAATTCATAATAGTATCTGCCATCAGCCTATGCTAGTTCAGTAATCATGATTGATGAAATGAACATGCATAAGATGAGCAGTgtatgactcatatgatgcactttcttcttcttctttttttttcaaattttgaaagaGGACAAGGTTTTGAACAATCCTGATctagacccaccaaaatgttaaTGGAAGTTCCGACTCTTACATCTCGCTAATTCTTACCTCTTACTTTCTAGTAACAACTTGTCGCAAAGGTAGAGAGTTACAAAATAACCCATTCTGAAGTTAGATAAGCAATGGAAGTTACAAAACAGACTTGCAAAATGTCCACAAATGCATTCATAGAAAATACAAAAGACAAAAACTATCGAAGTCTCATACTTCATTCTTTCACActtaattttatttcatttgtgTTATGAAAACCGCTTACTAATTGTTACAATTTTCTTATTTCTGACCATGCCTTCTCTTTCTTCTGATATTTCACACATATTCAGCCGAAAAACAAAATCATCAGCATATCATAAAACACATACGCAGCGTCAACACTGTAAATCAATTTCCTAGAATGCATGATCCTCAGTTTTTTATCCTTGGAATGGCTAGAATCAGCAAAGAGATACTCACAGGTTTTCCACAAGCAAATACTTTGAAAAGCTTGTCCACATCCTCTAAGGTCGTAGTTTCATCGAAGGAGACAGTAACCTGAAAGGCTAGCACTGGGAGTCTTAATGCCAAACCTTGATAATACTATGTCAAAAACCAGATTTACTGATTTATGGTGATTGGTTATGATCACATACCGTATTTGAATCTACAATCCTAAGGTTGATCTCACTTTTATAAGCAGCATCTGCAATCGCCCACGAATCAGCACACTTGACCTTCACTGTGTCAAAGAAGGGAAGCCCTTGGACATCCACTGTTCCAAGTTTCTTCAACCCATGCGCAAAAGTCCCAGCAAGACCGTGAGTGCGCTCGGCAATCGTTTTGAGGCCTTCAGGACCATGATACACCGCATACATTGCAGACATATTTGCAAGCAAGGCCTACACAAGCATCTAAACTCAATCAAAATAACGAGAAGTATGGATGGTATTATGATGAACACTTCATGGAGTTCTATGAAGTGCACCGGTCATACATGTGGAACCTGCGACGATGATCATGACTGTTGATTTTCTAGGCCATCATGTAGATAGGCCATAACCGGTAGATCAAGGGAATTGGATTATGGGGACCATTGTATGACTGGCTGCAATCTAGAGGTTAGCTCAAAGTTGAGCAAAAAATGAACAATAGCGATAATTCAACAGGCTAAATCCACAAAGATCAGATGGTCAGGATTGTCTGATCAGCGATCACTGGTATTGTCGGGCTATGGCCCATCCAAATagtggcccatcagatgaatggtcATGGTCCTGATTCAAGCTTCCTACATGCACTATGGAGATTGCACTTCAAAGAATTCTACAAAGCACCCTTCATAAAAGCATTTCTCAAACAAAAACTCCCTATATTGAGAAGAAAATTATTGAAGAAATCAGGGGAAAAACCTGAGCAGTGCAGATGTTGCTGGTGGCCTTGTCCCGCCGGATATGCTGCTCCCTCGTCTGCATTGCCATACGAAGAGCAGGCTTCCCTGACGAATCAACACTAACTCCAATAATCCTCCCCGGCATCATCCTTTTATACTCCTGTGAAGTGGCCAAGAATGCTGCATGCGGCCCACCATACCCCATCGGCACGCCAAACCTCTGAGCAGATCCCACAACAATATCTGCACCGAATTCACCCGGTGGCCTCAACACTGTCAGTGCCAAAAGATCTGTTGCCATAACAACTTTCACCCCTTTCGCATGCGCATTCTTTATGAACTCTCCATAATCCAACACCTCCCCTTCGGTCCCCGGATACTGCACGAGGACCCCGCAAACATCATTCGAGCTGTAATTAAAATCCTTCAAATCGGCGGTCACCACCTTGAGATCGAACCCGCCGGCTCTCGTCTTACAGACATCAATTGTCTGTGGATGGCAGTTGGTCGAGATCAGGAACGTCTTCTTCTTGCTTCTCTGGATGTTGTTACACATCGCCATCGCCTCGGCCGCCGCAGTCCCTTCATCGAGGAGGGACGCATTCGACATGGGCAATCCAGTCAGGTCAGAAATCATCGTCTGGAAATTGAGAAGGGATTCGAGCCGGCCTTGCGCGATCTCCGCCTGGTATGGCGTGTACTGCGTGTACCACCCCGGATTCTCCAGGATGTTCCGCAGGATCACCGCAGGGGCGTAAGTGCCGTAGTATCCCATCCCAATGTAGGATTTGAATACCTTGTTCTGCGCCGCCAGCGACTGCATATGCGCAATCATCTGGCTTTCGGTCAATCCAGCATCGAATTTCCCGAACTTCATCGGCGAGATCCGGATCGATTTCGGGACGGTGGCGTCGATCAGGGAATCGAGAGTGGGGTATCCACACGACTCGGACATTTTGGACTGTTCATCGAGTGTGGCCGAGTTGTGGCGGCGCTGGAAGGTGTCGGATGGCTTGAGTGATTCGACCGAGATGGATCGGGTTTGTGAACTGGAGGGAGATTTCGGTGGTCCCGCATTCCTCTGGTGGTGCTGCAGGAGGTCGGAGAGAATGGAGGGGGAGAGGGAAGATATATAGCGCGGCGGAGGGAAGGCTTGCGGGCGAGGCTTCGACTCGGTGATGAGTCGTCGGAGAATCGCCCGGTTCGCGAGTCGCCGAGCTCGCTCCATCTGTGGAAGAGTAGATTTGGGAGAGGTGCGCAGGTTAAGAGAATGCGCACCGTTTGGTTAGAGGGGGAGTCGTAGGAGAGACTAGTGCTTTATACAGCTGAGCTGTGGATCTGGTGAAGGGGGTGGGTGAGGAGTGCGCACGTTAAGAAGCGTGCGCACCCGTGAGGAAACGGACGAGTGAGGGATGACGTGGCGGGAGCGTGAGCCTGAAATCTGGTTTCCACAAAGCAGAGAAGAATGGATGGAATTTCAGCGGGTGGAATTTTCGAgcatttttttgggatttttactTTTTCTGATTTGAGATTTAGAATTTCAAGAAAAGAGGAATGTTGGGATTCCACATACGGCGTATCGTTTTCTCTCAATCTCTCACATGTTTgcgtttttctttattttcttttttaccatttTACCCTTTCTCAGCGAAATTCGTTGTATCAGCTGGGAATGAAAACGCGGGAGTGGATTCGGTCAGGTCGGGGTAACACCGAGTTCGGTGCGGTCGTTACTGTgggccactttaatgtattttttgtatatccacaccgttcatcggttttttcagatcattttagggtatggacTACATAgatcatgccataggaaacagttgtaaatgattattaaaaacttgttgtgggctaccaaagttttgaatcaaaatagTATTTTTTTACTTTCCTTTCTTCTACGACTGTGTTACAttttcaacgggttggatgaaaaataagtgTTACGGTAGGATCTAGGAAATCTTGGACGCTCATCCCCCACTGTTCCCGTGGGATGGTTTACCTTAGAttttgatctgtttcattttctGGGTAATTTCTGATtatctgtcaaaacagatggacggtgtggatatacaacacataccttaAAGGTGGGCCATATAGTCATGGCTGACCGAAGATGCTGTTACCCCGACCGAATCGGCACTCCGAAGAGGCATGAGGATTCATCGAACGCGCCTTTTTACCAAGAGTAATGATAACGTAGGACTCGGATTCGACAGTGACCCCTCCGatacgggaacggattggccactcccattccaccatccaatggctggtggacggtgctctgtgggccccgccatgatgtatgtgtttcatccatgccgttcatatatttttctagatcattttactgtataagaccaaaaattaagtatgtaacaatctcaagtggacaaaattacaggaaacagttttgaatgaacatagactattaaaaactttttgtggccataaaagttttggatcaatctgatctctgtttttttcccttcaccttggtatgtatgacctaatatttttgatgtcaaataaacagtacagtgggccttaggaggattttaatggtggatatcaaatcactattgttttcctgcggtgtgatccacctgagagttttatccctatcatttttcgtaaaaagccttaaaattatctgtaaaaatggatgaacggattggatgaaacacataaatcatggtagacccacagagcaccaccatcagccaccggactggtggcaggggagtaaccaatccgtttacCTTCAATACTGATGTCGGTACTTATCGGTGGCCCACGATCATGCTTGTGTGTtatttatgccgtccatctatttttccagctcatttttaaacattatccaaaaaaatgaggaagatccaaatttcagatagACTACACCACGTAAAACAGCGGTGACATTAAAAACCTCcaccccattgtttcctgtggtgcggtccacctgagattggatcagcctcattcttgCGCTCATCTCCTGAAATGAAGGGGTAAAGGGGATAGTCGGCTTGAATAAATACACCATAGTGGGGGCCACAACGCTTTTCCAACACGCAGAGATCTCGGCATTGGAGGGATCATTACCGAATCTGAATCCAataacagttgtgattgaacatccaccgttaataacttcttagggcccactgtactttttatttaccatccaaggaaaatacaaatatcaacctaattggaaacttttttggcccaagaagtttttactgATAGAAATTCAATCTCTAATGCGTCGTCCACGtgatatttggatctatctcaatttttTGAACCATGTCCGGAAATGAGACGAAAAAGCGTatgtacggtgtagatatacaacacataaatcaatgtATCCCTCACTATCAAGGTCTTACCCACCCCGCCTTACCTAATCCGCCAGCCTGTCCATCGGATGTTCCCGTGCATGTTACGCCAGAGTGCccattacgtgggccacaccagagaaaTATActcgcatgggccacaccaaagagaaTAATGGAGGACATTGAAGGGCGGGCGTAGGTTATAAATTTCCAAATTGAATGTGGGTCCACCACGTCGTTTGTGTTTGAtggtccaatccattcatcacatgtgggccctccATTTATTGGGCCACACATTAGATGGTAGGAGCCAGACATGGATCGGTCACTGGTTTTCAATAGGTGCAGGTGCACGGATGTTTTTGTTCTGTAATTTTCGGATAATCGCCCGTCACCAACCACTCACCAACCTTAACTCGCAAGGGTGATTAGAAACTGATCCTCGTCCTAAGGCTTCGAAAGTATACTCGGGTTTTGCGTTCCCACAAATGGGGCTCATGCTCCAGAGATCAGGCCGTTCATCTGTTGCATCACCTCACAGATGGACCATGATCTAGAAACCTCCTCTCATAGAACTATCTTACCAGTCTTTCAGTTGTCCCTTAAAAATCGACGGTTAAGAGGAGAACAGCATCAACGGCCCACATTTAAGTATAAGTAacgcaagattgggaagctagcATGACTTTTGCAATATTGACCATCGACGGTGTGATGGTAAATATCAAGGCATGGATTAccaaataatgggccccactcgtcagaAACGAAAACCCGAGTATGCTGTCTAAAGCCGAGGATCGCGTAGTTCCTCTTCAGTCAAACGCGCGCACCTACCTTGTACTTGTACGGGAAAATCGGAATACACATACGTTCCATTTTGAAAGAAAGAGGTACGACACGCGACCCGCTTTGCAAGTATACGTGCGTGATCAGTTAGGAAGGTGGGGTCAATGGTAttcagtaatctagaccattggtctattAAGTACAGCTCCGATGGACTATGGAAAAATATATGCCGTTTTCAAAGATACTAGCTACCGATCATGGGACATCTTACCGATTAATGTGGACCGTTAATATATTTCTCTTACTAACCCTTGGTTTTAGGCCTCGAATCGAATGGTCACGTCCGTCCTATCAAGaataattttgagaaatgatgtATCTACGTCAGGGTGTAACTGATCAACGGTAtatatcattgaatcaagtaccTCACTTGGCAAAATTGAAAACGCGTGATGTACTGTGCGAAGTCGCGAAAGATTTTCGGTtgccgattgcgtcctacccccgcccgtctcccgctgggaacgggcagcagctttgagtggcgaCCGTAGTGTAtgcgtcttatccacactgtccatccatttttttcctataattttagaaaataaacctaaaaatgaggcccataaaaggatcaagtggaccaaaccacaggaatcagagatgataatgattcttaccgttgaaacttttctagagcccatcatgatgtttattttccatccaacctattcatataaCTTAcgtagacctggacgaagagaaaacaaaaatatcatctccatccaaaacttccgtggcccccaagaagttttcaatggcaagattttaatccccattttgtagtccacttgagaattggatctacctcattttttgtcttataccataaaatgataggaaaaaaatagatggacggtgtggataagacccatacaccacGGTGGTCACTCAAAGTTACTGCCCGTTCCCAGCAGAttggtgggggtaggacgcaatctgcgtccgacATTCTCTTCGTTTTGGAGAGGAGGATTAGCGAGTGAACTCGATCCATCTTAATTCATACGTGAGCGATATCTCATCCACTCATTAGTTGGGTCCCATTCTTTCGATCAGACTGACTTTGATTGTCATGTGCCCATACTCGAACAAAAAGAATAGTCGCCTAAAAAAGATGACAACGTACATACGTGGCCCATCTGTAAGTGAAATTAAATTCTTTTTTCGGAAAATAAATTTTCAGGATGGGCGGCAtctgatggatggtgcagatctgGCACACTTGTGCTACTTTGGCCCATCTGCTGTGAAGCCCTTATTATTTCATCTCACACGAGCGAGTTCACTTGGTAATTGCCAATGATCTATATTCTTCGTAGAATACAATCTACTTTCAACGTACAGTACTATGTCTAGGGATGATAGTTTATCACCATTTCTCTAGCTGAGGTGTCTCATCCACTGTACAAGTGGTATTAGTAgaagtcaatccatgccgtccaaattGTATAAACCATTGTGGATGCAGCATGGCCCAGTAACAGCGTAGCTTGCCAtttaaagataaaataaaaataaaaatcaacagcCCAACTTCAAC
This region includes:
- the LOC131222744 gene encoding glycine dehydrogenase (decarboxylating), mitochondrial-like; the protein is MERARRLANRAILRRLITESKPRPQAFPPPRYISSLSPSILSDLLQHHQRNAGPPKSPSSSQTRSISVESLKPSDTFQRRHNSATLDEQSKMSESCGYPTLDSLIDATVPKSIRISPMKFGKFDAGLTESQMIAHMQSLAAQNKVFKSYIGMGYYGTYAPAVILRNILENPGWYTQYTPYQAEIAQGRLESLLNFQTMISDLTGLPMSNASLLDEGTAAAEAMAMCNNIQRSKKKTFLISTNCHPQTIDVCKTRAGGFDLKVVTADLKDFNYSSNDVCGVLVQYPGTEGEVLDYGEFIKNAHAKGVKVVMATDLLALTVLRPPGEFGADIVVGSAQRFGVPMGYGGPHAAFLATSQEYKRMMPGRIIGVSVDSSGKPALRMAMQTREQHIRRDKATSNICTAQALLANMSAMYAVYHGPEGLKTIAERTHGLAGTFAHGLKKLGTVDVQGLPFFDTVKVKCADSWAIADAAYKSEINLRIVDSNTVTVSFDETTTLEDVDKLFKVFACGKPVNFTAESIASEVQSTIPSGLVRESPYLTHPIFNMYHTEHELLRYIHRLQSKDLSLCHSMIPLGSCTMKLNATVEMMPVTWPSFANMHPFAPIEQAAGYQEMFKDLGELLCTITGFDSFSLQPNAGAAGEYAGLMVIRAYHLARGDNHRNVCIIPVSAHGTNPASAAMCGMKIVAVGTDSKGNINIEELRKAAEANKDNLAALMVTYPSTHGVYEEGIDEICKIIHDNGGQVYMDGANMNAQVGLTSPGWIGADVCHLNLHKTFCIPHGGGGPGMGPIGVKKHLAPFLPSHPVVPTGGIPAPEKSQPLGTIAAAPWGSALILPISYSYIAMMGSKGLTEASKTAILNANYMAKRLENHYPILFRGVNGTVAHEFIVDLRGFKNTAGIEPEDVAKRLIDYGFHGPTMSWPVPGTLMIEPTESESKAELDRFCDALISIRDEIAQIESGKADINNNVLKGAPHPLSLLMGDAWTKPYSRESAAFPAAWLRVSKFWPSTGRVDNVYGDRNLICTLLPASQVVEEQAAATA